Proteins encoded within one genomic window of Burkholderiaceae bacterium:
- a CDS encoding Nitric-oxide reductase subunit C, with protein sequence MNFQDPLFWRAGAVSTTLVMLVVLAFLTIDSYNYISVGGKNVPKYDVINQEIGYRYDWSRREDAPVIGGSQPLFGKAVTEAEATRIMEKGKLVIQSRNCLNCHTFFGNGAYYAPDLTKSWLDPAWSQIWMPMTGKATREDAMVEFLMHPDKYPTWTRAMPNMQLTEDEARATVAYLKWLSAINTNGFPAGFGQAKTQP encoded by the coding sequence ATGAACTTTCAGGACCCGCTGTTCTGGCGCGCGGGCGCGGTCAGCACCACGCTGGTGATGCTGGTGGTGCTCGCGTTCCTGACCATCGACAGCTACAACTACATCTCGGTCGGCGGCAAGAACGTCCCGAAGTACGACGTGATCAACCAGGAGATCGGCTACCGCTACGACTGGTCGCGCCGAGAAGATGCGCCGGTGATCGGCGGGTCGCAACCGCTGTTCGGCAAGGCGGTGACCGAGGCCGAAGCGACCCGGATCATGGAGAAGGGCAAGCTGGTGATCCAGAGCCGCAACTGCCTGAACTGCCACACCTTCTTCGGCAACGGCGCGTACTACGCGCCCGATCTGACCAAGTCCTGGCTGGACCCGGCCTGGTCGCAGATCTGGATGCCGATGACCGGCAAGGCGACGCGCGAGGACGCGATGGTCGAGTTCCTGATGCACCCGGACAAGTACCCGACCTGGACCCGGGCGATGCCGAACATGCAGTTGACCGAGGACGAGGCGCGCGCGACCGTCGCCTATCTGAAGTGGCTCTCCGCGATCAACACCAACGGGTTCCCGGCCGGGTTCGGCCAGGCGAAGACGCAGCCCTAG
- a CDS encoding Sulfatase family protein, giving the protein MAMESTVARSVNNVLFIMCDQLRADHLSCFGHPALKTPNLDALARKGMIFDRAYVQSPVCGPSRMSYYTGRYVHAHGASWNFVPLKAGEMTIGDHLRPLGVRSVLVGKTHMRADLAGMSRLGIDPNSMIGVRIAECGFDPYERDDGIHPYSGHDPDPAYNNYLREQGFGGDNPWESWANSTVGEDGDLRSGWFLKYSNRPARIPDEHSETPYITRRAMDFISTAGDQPWCLHLSYIKPHWPYIVPEPYASMYGPEDALPVVRSESERQDPHPLYGAMMNHRVSRTFSREGVREAVMPGYMGLIKQIDDQLGRLFAFMEERGLMENTMIVFTSDHGDYLGDHWMGEKDLFHEPVIRAPLIIYDPDPRADATRGTRCDALVEAVDVAPTLLDVYGGQAVPHVIDGRSLRPLLFGERPADWRQAVVCEYDYAFQESRIELDAKPRECWMRMIFDGRWKYVLIENYRPMLFDLQQDPHEFDDLGASEAPEHVAARARLHEALFRWARQPRQRVTVPDGAIESTEVQARISEGGILIGYWDEADLAEARRHFKPRFASTNPLVKATLDRLTTSLGEEHGA; this is encoded by the coding sequence ATGGCGATGGAGTCGACCGTGGCACGCAGCGTCAACAACGTCCTGTTCATCATGTGTGATCAGCTTCGCGCCGATCACTTGTCGTGCTTTGGGCATCCTGCCTTGAAGACGCCGAACCTCGATGCGCTTGCGCGCAAGGGCATGATCTTCGACCGAGCGTACGTTCAATCGCCCGTGTGCGGACCGTCGCGCATGAGCTATTACACAGGCCGCTACGTGCACGCGCACGGCGCGAGCTGGAACTTCGTCCCGCTCAAGGCCGGCGAGATGACGATCGGAGATCATCTGCGCCCGCTCGGGGTGCGTTCCGTTCTGGTGGGGAAGACGCACATGCGGGCCGACCTGGCCGGCATGTCTCGCCTGGGCATCGACCCGAACTCGATGATCGGCGTTCGCATCGCGGAATGCGGGTTTGATCCGTACGAGCGCGACGACGGCATCCATCCGTACTCCGGCCATGATCCCGACCCGGCCTACAACAACTATCTGCGCGAGCAGGGCTTTGGCGGTGATAACCCGTGGGAAAGCTGGGCCAACTCGACCGTGGGTGAGGACGGCGACTTGCGGTCGGGCTGGTTCCTGAAGTATTCCAACCGTCCCGCGCGCATTCCCGACGAGCATTCCGAAACGCCGTACATCACGCGTCGCGCGATGGACTTCATCTCCACTGCGGGCGACCAGCCGTGGTGCCTGCATCTGTCGTACATCAAGCCGCACTGGCCGTACATCGTCCCGGAGCCCTATGCCAGCATGTACGGGCCCGAAGATGCACTGCCGGTCGTGCGCAGCGAGAGCGAGCGGCAGGATCCGCATCCGCTCTACGGCGCGATGATGAATCACCGCGTCTCCAGGACTTTCTCGCGCGAAGGCGTGCGCGAGGCGGTCATGCCGGGCTATATGGGGCTGATCAAGCAGATCGACGACCAGCTCGGCCGCCTGTTCGCGTTCATGGAGGAGCGCGGACTGATGGAGAACACGATGATCGTGTTCACCTCCGACCATGGCGACTACCTGGGCGACCATTGGATGGGCGAGAAGGACTTGTTCCACGAGCCGGTCATTCGCGCGCCGCTGATCATCTACGATCCGGACCCGCGCGCGGATGCGACGCGCGGCACGCGCTGCGATGCGCTGGTTGAGGCGGTCGACGTCGCGCCCACGTTGCTCGACGTCTATGGCGGCCAGGCGGTGCCCCATGTCATCGACGGCCGATCGCTGCGCCCGCTGCTGTTTGGTGAACGTCCTGCCGATTGGCGCCAAGCGGTGGTGTGCGAGTACGACTACGCATTCCAGGAGTCGCGCATCGAACTCGACGCGAAGCCGCGCGAATGCTGGATGCGCATGATTTTCGATGGCCGCTGGAAGTACGTGCTGATCGAGAACTACCGCCCGATGCTGTTTGACCTGCAGCAGGATCCGCATGAGTTCGACGATCTCGGTGCCTCCGAGGCGCCGGAGCATGTCGCGGCGCGCGCTCGCCTGCACGAGGCATTGTTTCGCTGGGCGCGTCAGCCGCGCCAGCGCGTCACCGTTCCCGACGGCGCGATCGAGTCCACCGAGGTCCAGGCTCGGATCTCTGAAGGCGGCATTCTGATCGGCTACTGGGACGAGGCGGATCTTGCCGAGGCCCGCCGGCACTTCAAGCCAAGGTTCGCTTCGACCAATCCGCTCGTCAAGGCCACACTCGATCGACTGACGACTTCCCTAGGAGAAGAACATGGCGCGTGA
- a CDS encoding Transcriptional regulator, LysR family, which yields MRLQQLQLLMTLAETGSLRAAADVLNLTQPALSKSLRQLEEEFGATLVVRSARGAHLAPAGELLAARAAIVVRELDRAREEVAWHLRHTSAQVTMGVSPATAIVLAPDAIARFSARWPQVKVRVRDALYPDALRQLRAGELDFTVGPLPVEGVGADLVVQPLFDSQDVIACRRGHPLARARRLADLVDARWIVTGPTGGPGDPMNLGFGALGLREPEVHLECASFSTLLGLMPSFDVLGIMPRRFFDRYGPRMGLVELPIDDPLPIVTIHVVWRTEARLTLPGQRLLDAVIQVGRNP from the coding sequence ATGCGCCTGCAGCAGTTACAGCTACTGATGACCCTGGCCGAGACCGGAAGCTTGCGCGCGGCCGCCGACGTGTTGAATTTGACGCAGCCGGCCCTGAGCAAGTCGCTGCGGCAGCTCGAGGAAGAGTTCGGTGCCACGCTGGTTGTGCGCAGCGCCCGGGGTGCGCACCTGGCGCCGGCCGGCGAACTTCTGGCGGCACGCGCCGCGATCGTGGTGCGCGAACTCGACCGTGCCCGCGAGGAAGTCGCCTGGCATCTGCGGCACACGTCTGCGCAGGTGACGATGGGCGTTTCGCCGGCCACCGCGATCGTGCTGGCGCCCGATGCCATTGCCCGCTTCAGCGCGCGATGGCCGCAGGTGAAGGTGCGCGTGCGCGACGCGCTCTACCCCGACGCCCTGCGGCAGTTGCGCGCCGGCGAACTGGACTTCACCGTCGGACCGCTGCCCGTGGAAGGCGTAGGAGCCGATCTGGTGGTGCAGCCGCTGTTCGACAGCCAGGACGTGATCGCGTGTCGGCGCGGCCATCCGCTCGCGCGGGCGCGTCGTCTCGCCGATCTCGTCGATGCGCGGTGGATCGTCACCGGGCCAACCGGCGGTCCCGGCGATCCGATGAATCTCGGTTTCGGCGCGCTCGGTCTGCGCGAACCCGAGGTCCACCTGGAGTGCGCATCGTTTTCCACCCTGCTCGGTCTCATGCCCTCGTTCGACGTGCTGGGCATCATGCCGCGGCGGTTCTTCGATCGCTATGGCCCTCGGATGGGCCTGGTCGAACTGCCGATCGACGATCCCCTGCCAATCGTCACGATTCACGTGGTTTGGCGGACCGAGGCGAGGCTGACGCTCCCGGGTCAAAGGTTGCTTGATGCGGTGATACAGGTGGGACGAAACCCGTAA
- a CDS encoding L-serine dehydratase, beta subunit / L-serine dehydratase, alpha subunit: MLSVFDIFKIGIGPSSSHTVGPMRAALMFAQSLQEQALLPRVEHVQVELFGSLGATGRGHATDQGVLLGLLGEAPDTVDPANAATRLAAVRREKRLPLLGRQPIAFDPLRDIAFLGERSLPEHPNAMRVAAFDANGALLREAHYFSVGGGFVVEGGAEAPADGAHAVLPPFPFRSGDELVALARAEGCSIARLVLANERAWRSEPEVRAGLLRIWQVMQDCTGRGLGLDNAEVAQVLPGALRLRRRAPDLYRRLSQGATGDPLAAIDWVNAFAMAVNEENAAGGRVVTAPTNGAAGIVPAVLHYYMRFVPGASDDGVIEFLLTAAAIAMLYKTNASISGAEVGCQGEVGVACSMAAGALAAAQGGTVAQVENAAEIGMEHNLGLTCDPVGGLVQIPCVERNAMGAVKAINAARMALGGDGTHYVSLDTVIRTMKQTGEDMKSKYKETSQGGLAVNVVEC, translated from the coding sequence ATGCTCTCAGTCTTCGACATCTTCAAGATCGGCATCGGCCCGTCAAGCTCGCACACCGTCGGGCCGATGCGCGCGGCGCTGATGTTCGCCCAGTCGCTCCAGGAACAGGCGCTGCTGCCGCGCGTCGAGCATGTGCAGGTCGAGCTGTTCGGCTCGCTGGGCGCGACCGGGCGCGGCCACGCGACCGACCAGGGCGTGCTGCTGGGCCTGCTCGGCGAGGCGCCCGACACCGTGGACCCCGCCAATGCGGCGACCCGGCTCGCCGCAGTGCGGCGCGAGAAGCGCCTGCCGCTGCTGGGCCGGCAGCCAATCGCGTTCGACCCGCTGCGCGACATCGCGTTTCTCGGCGAACGTTCGCTGCCCGAGCATCCGAACGCGATGCGGGTCGCGGCGTTCGACGCGAACGGCGCGCTGCTGCGCGAAGCGCACTACTTCTCGGTCGGCGGCGGCTTCGTCGTCGAAGGCGGCGCCGAGGCGCCGGCCGACGGCGCGCATGCGGTCCTACCGCCGTTCCCGTTTCGCAGCGGCGACGAGCTGGTGGCGCTGGCCCGCGCCGAGGGCTGCTCGATCGCGCGTCTCGTGCTGGCGAACGAACGCGCGTGGCGATCGGAACCCGAGGTGCGCGCCGGGCTGCTGCGCATCTGGCAGGTGATGCAGGACTGCACGGGGCGCGGCCTCGGGCTGGACAACGCCGAGGTGGCGCAGGTGCTGCCCGGCGCGCTGCGCCTGCGCCGGCGCGCGCCCGATCTGTACCGGCGCCTGTCGCAGGGCGCGACCGGCGATCCGCTCGCGGCGATCGACTGGGTGAACGCGTTCGCGATGGCGGTGAACGAGGAGAACGCCGCCGGCGGCCGCGTGGTCACGGCACCGACGAACGGCGCGGCCGGCATCGTGCCCGCGGTGCTGCACTACTACATGCGCTTCGTGCCCGGCGCGAGCGACGACGGCGTGATCGAGTTCCTGCTGACCGCCGCGGCGATAGCCATGCTGTACAAGACGAACGCATCGATCTCCGGCGCCGAAGTCGGCTGCCAGGGCGAGGTCGGCGTCGCCTGCTCGATGGCGGCCGGCGCGCTCGCCGCCGCGCAGGGCGGCACGGTGGCGCAGGTGGAGAACGCGGCCGAGATCGGCATGGAGCACAACCTGGGCCTGACCTGCGATCCGGTCGGCGGCCTGGTGCAGATCCCCTGCGTCGAGCGCAATGCGATGGGCGCGGTCAAAGCCATCAACGCCGCGCGCATGGCGCTCGGCGGCGACGGCACGCACTACGTCTCGCTCGACACCGTGATCCGCACGATGAAGCAGACCGGCGAGGACATGAAGTCCAAGTACAAGGAGACCTCGCAGGGCGGCTTGGCGGTGAACGTCGTTGAATGCTGA
- a CDS encoding Methylated-DNA--protein-cysteine methyltransferase, with protein MTAPILHRYTTPLGEMVALFSARGLCLLEFCDQAGVPREQRQVEAARGGPAREGENAQTAALGAQLAAYFAGERQSFDLPLDPVGTPFQQQVWQALLRIPYGQTRSYGEQAAFIERPTATRAVAAANGQNKISIVVPCHRVIGRDGSLTGYGGGLPRKRWLLALEQAGAPPQRPAG; from the coding sequence ATGACCGCGCCCATCCTGCACCGCTACACGACGCCGCTGGGCGAGATGGTCGCGCTGTTCTCGGCGCGCGGCCTGTGCCTGCTCGAATTTTGCGATCAGGCCGGCGTGCCGCGCGAGCAGCGCCAGGTCGAGGCCGCGCGCGGCGGTCCGGCACGGGAAGGCGAGAACGCGCAAACCGCTGCGTTGGGCGCGCAGCTCGCGGCGTACTTTGCCGGCGAGCGCCAATCGTTCGATCTGCCGCTCGATCCGGTCGGCACGCCGTTCCAGCAGCAGGTGTGGCAGGCGCTGCTGCGGATCCCGTACGGCCAGACGCGCAGCTACGGCGAGCAGGCCGCGTTCATCGAACGCCCGACCGCGACGCGCGCGGTCGCTGCCGCGAACGGACAGAACAAAATCTCCATCGTCGTGCCGTGTCACCGCGTGATCGGCCGCGACGGCAGCCTGACCGGCTATGGCGGCGGCCTGCCGCGCAAGCGCTGGCTGCTGGCACTCGAGCAGGCCGGCGCACCGCCGCAACGGCCAGCCGGCTGA
- a CDS encoding Nitric-oxide reductase subunit B, with the protein MYRSQKLALRYLTAAATLFGVMIVFGLLSSLYYLYPSMLFNVFNFNMSKTMHIDTLVIWLLMGLMGAIYWYLPKELETEVEGIWLAELMFWIFCAAVVVVALVFLFVQYGSSNQFSLWFINQGRKYVEAPRWAAIGITLVMLVFSYNVIATSIKAKRKMTGILWVLVIDLIPLVAVYLDAFPADTNLSTDLYWWWWLVHMWVESTWEVLIGCVMAWVLMDVMGTQRRIVEAWLYIEVMLVLGAGILGLGHHYFWIGTPRYWLSIGGFFSALEPLPLLGMVMHAVYDAGMHRLKTSNQPAYYWITTEAFLNFIGAGVWGFMMTLPQINMFSHGTQWTASHGHFAFYGAYVCGIIAVLYVAKQRVSGVEVLGGNRWKWGYGLLNLGMVGMVMGLLLAGMAQAFYGRAAGGSTLMAFTMASENPWFTSGMYARVGFGFVFAAGYVMLIYDLLTAPRALPRAEPQAQPEPA; encoded by the coding sequence ATGTACCGCTCGCAAAAACTGGCGCTCCGTTACCTCACCGCGGCCGCCACGCTGTTCGGCGTGATGATCGTGTTCGGCCTGCTGTCGTCGCTGTACTACCTGTACCCGTCGATGCTGTTCAACGTCTTCAACTTCAACATGTCGAAGACGATGCACATCGACACGCTGGTGATCTGGCTGCTGATGGGGCTGATGGGCGCGATCTACTGGTACCTGCCGAAGGAGCTGGAAACCGAGGTCGAGGGCATCTGGCTGGCCGAACTGATGTTCTGGATCTTCTGCGCGGCCGTGGTCGTCGTCGCGCTGGTGTTCCTGTTCGTGCAGTACGGGAGCAGCAACCAGTTCTCGCTCTGGTTCATCAACCAGGGGCGCAAGTACGTCGAGGCGCCGCGCTGGGCGGCGATCGGCATCACCCTGGTGATGCTGGTGTTCTCCTACAACGTGATCGCGACCAGCATCAAGGCCAAGCGCAAGATGACCGGCATCCTGTGGGTGCTGGTGATCGACCTGATTCCGCTGGTCGCGGTCTATCTGGACGCGTTTCCGGCCGACACCAATCTCTCGACCGACCTGTACTGGTGGTGGTGGCTGGTGCACATGTGGGTCGAGAGCACCTGGGAAGTGCTGATCGGCTGCGTGATGGCCTGGGTGCTGATGGACGTGATGGGCACGCAGCGCCGCATCGTCGAGGCCTGGCTCTACATCGAGGTGATGCTGGTGCTGGGCGCCGGCATCCTCGGCCTGGGCCACCACTACTTCTGGATCGGCACGCCGCGCTACTGGCTGAGCATCGGCGGCTTCTTCTCGGCGCTGGAACCGCTGCCGCTCTTGGGCATGGTCATGCACGCGGTCTACGACGCCGGCATGCACCGGCTGAAGACCTCGAACCAGCCGGCCTACTACTGGATCACGACCGAGGCGTTCCTGAACTTCATCGGCGCCGGCGTCTGGGGCTTCATGATGACGCTGCCGCAGATCAACATGTTCTCGCACGGCACGCAATGGACCGCGTCGCACGGCCACTTCGCGTTCTACGGCGCCTATGTCTGCGGCATCATCGCGGTGCTGTACGTGGCCAAGCAGCGGGTGTCCGGGGTCGAGGTCCTCGGCGGCAACCGCTGGAAGTGGGGCTACGGCCTGCTGAACCTGGGCATGGTCGGCATGGTGATGGGCCTGTTGCTGGCCGGGATGGCGCAGGCGTTTTATGGGCGCGCGGCCGGCGGCTCGACGCTGATGGCGTTCACGATGGCTTCGGAGAATCCCTGGTTCACCAGCGGCATGTACGCGCGCGTCGGCTTCGGCTTCGTGTTCGCCGCCGGCTACGTGATGCTGATCTACGACCTGCTGACCGCACCGCGCGCGCTGCCGAGAGCCGAGCCGCAGGCGCAGCCGGAGCCGGCATGA
- a CDS encoding Intracellular protease, which produces MNDKHLTIGIVAFPNMTSLDALAPFEVLARTPNSTTHLVWKDLDPVRGDTGLTVVPSITFEDAPQFDVIVVPGGPGQNDLMADEMLLAFLRRQAKGAKWMTSVCTGSLLLAAAGVLTGYKATTHWMSLDYLRLFPVDVTPDRVVVDRNRVTGGGVTSGVDFGFVLLQLLRGEQPAKLVQLLLEYDPAPPFRSGHPNVASQATVDAARELAAPMLVKRAAAALAAAQRLQADRPPAP; this is translated from the coding sequence ATGAACGACAAACACCTCACAATCGGCATCGTCGCCTTCCCCAACATGACTTCGCTCGATGCTTTGGCGCCGTTCGAAGTCCTTGCGCGAACTCCAAACAGCACCACCCATCTTGTGTGGAAGGATCTCGATCCGGTGCGAGGAGACACGGGATTGACGGTCGTACCGTCGATCACATTCGAGGACGCGCCGCAGTTCGACGTAATAGTCGTTCCTGGTGGCCCGGGACAGAATGACCTGATGGCCGACGAGATGCTGCTTGCCTTCTTGCGCCGCCAAGCCAAAGGGGCGAAATGGATGACTTCCGTGTGCACGGGTTCGTTGCTGCTGGCGGCTGCTGGCGTGCTGACAGGCTACAAGGCGACCACCCATTGGATGTCGCTGGACTATCTCAGGCTCTTTCCGGTAGACGTAACGCCCGACCGTGTTGTTGTTGATCGCAACCGCGTCACGGGCGGCGGTGTGACCTCCGGCGTTGATTTTGGCTTCGTGCTACTGCAATTGCTCCGCGGCGAGCAACCCGCTAAGCTTGTTCAACTCCTTCTCGAGTATGACCCCGCTCCCCCTTTTCGCAGTGGACATCCCAACGTGGCGTCACAGGCCACCGTCGACGCCGCCCGAGAATTGGCAGCGCCCATGCTTGTGAAACGAGCGGCCGCTGCGCTTGCCGCCGCGCAGCGACTGCAAGCAGACCGGCCACCGGCGCCGTAG
- a CDS encoding iron(III) dicitrate transport system permease protein FecD: protein MGNARRAAWVASLLVLLSLLALLAGASAGSTGLTNPLRAAHDPVAWQIVSEIRLPRTIGAWLCGALLGLAGAVAQGLFRNPLADPFLLGSASGAVLAVALLLAFGHAFGAAGGYGAGGALSPWLAQFGITGAAFVGALGGVLLTLVLARGVQHTLRLLLAGVVVGYVLGAVKDLVGLAAPDILRGMLAFSLGNTGLIGWRGCAIQAAALLPLLLLAWVLARVLDALALGEPTAQSLGLPLGPMRALLVGVVALATGTAVAQAGLIGFVGLVSPHLVRALARLAHGPLLWLSALMGGLLLAAADVVARVAVAPQELPVGVLTAVFGGGYLLWLMYRNSDARAVP, encoded by the coding sequence ATGGGCAACGCGCGGCGCGCGGCCTGGGTCGCCTCCCTGCTGGTGCTGTTGTCGCTGCTCGCGCTGCTGGCCGGCGCCAGCGCCGGCAGCACCGGCCTGACGAATCCGCTGCGCGCCGCGCACGACCCGGTGGCCTGGCAGATCGTCAGCGAGATCCGGCTGCCGCGCACGATAGGCGCGTGGCTGTGCGGCGCGCTGCTCGGGCTCGCCGGCGCGGTCGCGCAGGGGCTGTTCCGCAATCCGCTGGCCGACCCGTTCCTGCTCGGCAGTGCCTCCGGCGCGGTGCTCGCGGTCGCGTTGTTGCTGGCGTTCGGCCATGCGTTCGGCGCTGCCGGCGGGTATGGCGCAGGCGGGGCGCTGTCGCCGTGGCTCGCACAGTTCGGCATCACCGGCGCGGCGTTCGTCGGCGCGCTCGGCGGCGTGCTGCTGACACTGGTGCTGGCGCGCGGCGTGCAGCACACGCTGCGCCTGCTGCTGGCCGGTGTCGTGGTCGGCTACGTGCTCGGCGCGGTGAAGGATCTGGTGGGTCTGGCCGCACCGGACATCCTGCGCGGCATGCTTGCGTTCAGCCTCGGCAACACCGGCCTGATCGGCTGGCGCGGCTGCGCGATCCAGGCGGCGGCGCTGCTTCCGCTGCTGCTGCTGGCCTGGGTGCTGGCGCGGGTGCTGGACGCGCTGGCTCTGGGCGAGCCGACCGCGCAAAGCCTGGGGCTGCCGCTGGGCCCGATGCGCGCGCTGCTGGTCGGCGTGGTCGCGCTCGCGACCGGCACCGCGGTGGCGCAGGCTGGCTTGATCGGCTTCGTCGGCCTGGTGTCGCCGCACCTGGTGCGCGCGCTCGCGCGACTCGCGCACGGGCCGCTGCTGTGGCTGTCCGCGCTGATGGGCGGGCTGCTGCTGGCTGCGGCCGATGTCGTCGCGCGCGTCGCGGTCGCGCCGCAGGAGCTGCCGGTCGGCGTGCTGACCGCGGTGTTCGGCGGCGGCTACCTTCTGTGGCTGATGTACCGCAACAGCGACGCGAGGGCCGTGCCATGA
- a CDS encoding EriC-type chloride/proton exchange protein, whose protein sequence is MRRLSPAEPLVMLATVLLWLLLALAIGALVGSGCSIFLRLLFMSEGRVYAAPLWLLALLLPVGGLANGLLLHYAYRLDKSGLADEPIVAVNEQQGRMPLATLWIKPVAALITLACGGSAGKEGPCSHIGASFAAGVGRLLRLNPELRKRLVACGVSAGFASVFGTPIAGAIYGVEMLAIGRIRHDFLFPGIVAGVTAFEVSKFWGVPYPQYHVAFDTAFTELLFLKTVAIGVLCGVVASWFVELLNLARKGFDAFRERFSVWPPLMPMAGGIVVALLVVAIPTDYLGLSLPIMDRALHGEAMPYLGFLWKALLVAVTLGSGFYGGIVTPQFVIGAVTGGAFAPLLGMAPAQGAAVGLVAVVASASNAPIAAVLMGAELFGSGSLLYVTGACVAAYLMIGHRSVYPAQQIAYPKSAWIVATADMAVGQEKVQLSYGLLRWWRELLRTLQRRRRDR, encoded by the coding sequence ATGCGACGCCTTTCCCCCGCCGAACCGCTGGTGATGCTGGCGACCGTTCTGTTGTGGCTGCTGCTCGCCCTTGCGATCGGCGCGCTGGTCGGCAGCGGCTGCAGCATCTTTCTGCGCCTGCTGTTCATGTCCGAGGGCCGCGTCTACGCGGCGCCGCTGTGGCTGCTCGCGCTGCTGCTGCCGGTCGGCGGCCTCGCGAACGGCCTGCTGCTGCACTATGCGTACCGTCTCGACAAGAGCGGCCTCGCGGACGAGCCGATCGTCGCGGTGAACGAGCAGCAGGGCCGGATGCCGCTCGCCACGCTGTGGATCAAGCCGGTCGCGGCGCTGATCACGCTCGCCTGCGGCGGTTCGGCCGGCAAGGAGGGGCCTTGCTCGCACATCGGCGCCAGCTTCGCCGCCGGCGTCGGCCGGCTGCTGCGCCTGAACCCCGAACTGCGCAAGCGGCTCGTTGCCTGCGGCGTCAGCGCCGGGTTCGCCAGCGTGTTCGGCACGCCGATCGCCGGCGCGATCTACGGCGTCGAAATGCTTGCGATCGGCCGCATCCGGCACGACTTTTTGTTTCCCGGCATCGTTGCCGGCGTCACCGCGTTCGAAGTCAGCAAGTTCTGGGGCGTGCCGTATCCGCAGTACCACGTCGCGTTCGACACCGCGTTCACCGAACTGCTGTTCCTGAAAACCGTCGCGATCGGCGTGCTGTGCGGCGTTGTCGCGTCCTGGTTCGTCGAATTGCTGAACCTCGCGCGCAAGGGCTTCGATGCCTTTCGCGAGCGCTTCTCGGTCTGGCCGCCGCTGATGCCGATGGCTGGCGGCATCGTGGTCGCGTTGCTCGTCGTGGCGATCCCGACCGATTACCTCGGCCTGTCGCTGCCGATCATGGACCGCGCGCTGCACGGCGAGGCCATGCCCTACCTCGGCTTCCTGTGGAAGGCGCTGCTGGTCGCGGTCACGCTCGGCTCGGGCTTCTACGGCGGCATCGTCACGCCGCAATTCGTGATCGGCGCGGTTACCGGCGGCGCGTTCGCGCCGCTGCTCGGCATGGCGCCGGCGCAGGGGGCGGCGGTCGGGCTGGTCGCGGTGGTCGCGTCGGCGTCGAACGCGCCGATCGCCGCGGTGCTGATGGGCGCCGAGCTGTTCGGCAGCGGCTCGCTGCTGTACGTGACCGGCGCCTGCGTCGCCGCGTACCTGATGATCGGTCACCGCAGTGTGTACCCGGCGCAGCAGATCGCCTACCCGAAGTCCGCATGGATCGTCGCGACCGCCGACATGGCCGTCGGGCAGGAGAAGGTGCAACTGTCGTACGGCCTGCTGCGCTGGTGGCGCGAGTTGCTGCGCACGCTGCAGCGGCGCCGGCGGGACCGGTAG
- a CDS encoding Cytochrome c4 produces MNKRSLLSCVAIAVATFAASAQAADPAAGKRQYDATCIACHGPGGVAVAPIYPNLGGQKEEYLAAQLKAFRDGSRPNPIMQPMAKGLSDSEIANLAAYLASLVVH; encoded by the coding sequence ATGAACAAGCGCAGCCTCCTGTCTTGCGTGGCGATCGCCGTGGCGACGTTCGCCGCTTCGGCCCAGGCCGCCGACCCGGCCGCCGGCAAGCGCCAGTACGACGCCACCTGCATCGCCTGCCACGGGCCCGGTGGCGTCGCGGTCGCGCCGATCTACCCGAACCTCGGCGGCCAGAAGGAGGAGTACCTGGCCGCGCAGCTGAAGGCGTTCCGCGACGGCAGCCGCCCGAATCCGATCATGCAGCCGATGGCCAAGGGCCTGAGCGACAGCGAGATCGCGAACCTCGCCGCATACCTGGCTTCACTGGTCGTGCACTGA